GATCAAGCTACAAGaggaataaataaaaaattgcaaTTTTCCTTTTGCCTTTTGTGTATGATACCTTATATAAACTTCATTACTCTTATCGCCATCGCAAGGTTGAGCTGAGCTTTCAATTGTGACAATGGATGATACATACAACAGCCTTCCCCCTACCTCAGAGACGAAGAAAAAAAGCCTTTCACTGATGCACAACCTATCAAAGAACTGAACATCGGCTCCGTGCATGTTTCATTTCTTACGCACGGTTTCAGTTAATTTGATAAACAGACACCAAGACACACTTAGAATGACTGCTGTGGTCTTCCCTCCGGCAAGCCCAAAAAGAACTATGACAAAGAAAACAAACTGCTGAGGGACTCCTGATCTAGTCTTAAGAACAATTTCTCGACTCGCGTCCCCAATCTCCTCTTTATCAAAATCTGTGACCTCAGTGGAGGCAATGAAGCTCAGAACTTCTTCATTGCTATCTTTCTTGTGTCCTTTTCCATTGACCACTTCATCCGCATCTTCTTCTGTAATGCTATCAAATTCTCCTCTTCTGCTCGAATGGGAACTAGAATTCGAGACCAGCTCCTTTTCAtctttaccttttctactcACAAGAGACTTCTTCGGGACAAACTTCCTCCAAAACTTCTTTCCTTTTGAATTACCAGAAGAACCAACATTTCGGCCCGCGGCAAGATCCCTCCTTTCCGACAAAATCTCCCTCCCCTGATCCGAATCGATGGAGGATTCCTCCCAATTCCTGTTGGATGGCATCAAATCCACCTGGCCCTCGACCCCAACTTCCCTTATAGGACAAACCCGCTCCGTCCCCTCCAAATCCAATCCTCCGATCGCCGAATACAAGCTCCTCCTCGCATTCGAGCACCGCTTCAAGAACGCAAACACCTGCAACCCCATAAAATCGAGCAAAAATAGAGCAAACGCCGAGACCGTGATCCCAGCAACAAGCTTCCTCCTTTCGATCGCCAGAACCATTAAAACCAACAAATTCACCACCAGAAGCCCAAATCCGGACCCGCTCGCATTTGTCTTGATCTCGATGGAACTGGGAACCGGGTATGGTAGGGACTCCTCCAAGATTCCACCGGCGCCACCGCTGGAGCAGCGAACCGCCGGACGGCCGGCATCTTCGCCGGCGGCGACGGGAGGCACCCTAGTGGACGAGGAGGAGGGGGTCTTCTTGCGGGAGGGCTTCTTGAGGCGATCGCGGTTCTTGACGACGAGGTCGGCGAGGGAGGTGGGGAAGCCGGCCTGGACGACGAGCGACGCGCCGTGGTCCGGCCtggcgaggtcggagacgagccGGGAGAGGCCGCCAGCCCGCGCCCTCTTCCAC
The sequence above is drawn from the Phoenix dactylifera cultivar Barhee BC4 unplaced genomic scaffold, palm_55x_up_171113_PBpolish2nd_filt_p 000007F, whole genome shotgun sequence genome and encodes:
- the LOC103705422 gene encoding uncharacterized protein LOC103705422, which gives rise to MRNPWKRARAGGLSRLVSDLARPDHGASLVVQAGFPTSLADLVVKNRDRLKKPSRKKTPSSSSTRVPPVAAGEDAGRPAVRCSSGGAGGILEESLPYPVPSSIEIKTNASGSGFGLLVVNLLVLMVLAIERRKLVAGITVSAFALFLLDFMGLQVFAFLKRCSNARRSLYSAIGGLDLEGTERVCPIREVGVEGQVDLMPSNRNWEESSIDSDQGREILSERRDLAAGRNVGSSGNSKGKKFWRKFVPKKSLVSRKGKDEKELVSNSSSHSSRRGEFDSITEEDADEVVNGKGHKKDSNEEVLSFIASTEVTDFDKEEIGDASREIVLKTRSGVPQQFVFFVIVLFGLAGGKTTAVILSVSWCLFIKLTETVRKK